The DNA region ttatgaagtagcaacacaatgattttatggttgtgggggtCACCATACCATGAGGATCTGTATGaaagggtcagagcattaggaaggcttgagaaccactgctttgggCTGTATATCCTTTGTGTAGTATCTCACTTAATCCTCTGAAGGACCCACAAAGAAAGTATTAgtccctcccccttttctgtctttcaaataaagaaactgaaactgTCTCGTCCaatgtccaaggtcacacagctaaagCTAGGGTCTGCCTGGCTCTGGGGTCAATATTCAGAGTAGTTTGGCCTGTTCCCTAGACCTCAGCTGCCCCTATCCCATGGCCACAAAGAACCTGTGCTTtcttttacttactatttttgctaccttttgttttgagattttgaACTGGGGGGGGTGGTaaaggggtagggaggaggggcTGCTAAGACAAGGTTAGGTCCTCACGTAATACCCAGGGTACCCTCaagcttactatgtagctgaagctaACCTTGAACCCCCAACCTTACTACCTCCAACTTCCAAGTGGTAGGATTTCAGGTGTACACTACCATACCCGCCTCCTtgctgtattatttttttttctttgtttctttttggtttttcaagacagggtctcactatgtagctctgactatcctggaatttactctatagaccagctggccttgaacttagagatccatttgctccagcctcctgagtgctgggattaaaggcgcgggCCACCAACAGGCCCCATTGTCTTTCTTATTTTACATCTTGCTTGTCTTCCTCCATGAAAATGTAGGGTCATATCTTAATGAATTACTGGATGTGACAAGTTCTAATTCGTATCTAAGAGTGGATAGCATGGCATCATTATGTACTCTTACGAAGGTGGCACCAATGGACAGTATCCCACAGGCCCCTGTCCATCCTTATCTCCCTGCCCACCCACAGCATCCAGAACTACACGGAGAAGCTGGGCTGGTACAACTCCATGGAGGCGGTGCGCAGGGCTTTCCAAGTGTGGGAGCAGGTCACGCCCTTGGTCTTCCAGGAAGTACCCTATGATGACATTCGGCTGCGAAGGCGAGCGGAGGCTGACATCATGGTACTCtttgcctctggcttccatggcgACAGCTCACCGTTTGATGGAATGGGTGGCTTTCTGGCCCACGCTTATTTCCCCGGCCCTGGTCTGGGTGGGGACACCCATTTCGACGCAGATGAGCCCTGGACCTTCTCCAGCACTGACCTGCATGGTGAGGACAGCTGGCCAGGGTGGGAGCAGACCAGGCAGTGCCAAGCTTGGCCAGTCCCGCCAGCTCAGTAGCTTCAGGctcaggaggagaggagagaatgtcCCCTATTCATGAGTCTAGAGCCCTGTACTTTCTCAATATGTTGACCCACCAAGGGAAGGCGGGAAGAGAAGGGAATGTTGAGCCCATTTCTCAGATGGGGAAATTAGAAGCCAAAAGTAAGAGAAGCTCagccccagctgggcagtggtggcgcacacctttaatctcagcacttgggaggcagaggcaggcggatttctgagtttgagaccagcctggtctacagagtgagttccaggacagccagggatacacagagaaaccttgtctcgaaaaacaaaaaacaaacaaaaaaaagctcagCCCCAtccaagagagaagcaagagtagGGTCCATGGCAGCCTGGAGGGCCTAGGATGACCCGAGGTGACTGTGTATGCCCTTCTGACAGGAATCAGCCTCTTTCTGGTGGCTGTGCATGAACTGGGCCATGCCCTGGGGCTGGAACACTCAAGCAACCCTAGTGCTATCATGGCACCCTTCTACCAGTGGATGGACACAGACAACTTCCAGCTGCCTGAGGATGACCTTCGGGGCATCCAGCAGCTGTATGGTGAGTAGGCTGTGCCCGATTGGCCGTGCGAGGCAGGCACTACTCTACCCCCATTCTATAGAtaggaaaactgaggcccagtCACTTGCCCAGAGCCTACACTATAGCTCCAGGCTAGAGCTGCAAGAGGGTTTAGATGACCCACCCTATTTCCCTCCTATCTTTGGCACTATCCCTACTTAGACCCATAGTCGTGAGTCTGTCCCCAGCATTTCCCAGACTTCCCAGTGGATTTGAGACAGCTGTCTATCTAGCCCAGACTCTACATAGCAAATCTACAGTGGCCAGATCTCCCTAAGGCCAGCTCTTCTGTCAGCCTCCTCAGGTAACACCTGACAGATGTACCTTCCTCCATCCCCGGCAATTCAGTAATAAGCTGTGCATCAGGTAGAGTTCAAGTTGCTGAAGCCAGGGCTATGCGCCTTCCTGTACAGATGCCGTACTTTTTAGGGCGGGCCAGGCAAGGAGAATGTCCTCAGGCTAAGCAGAAGCAGGTAGCCTCCCATCCAGCAGAGAAGTTGAGAAAAAGGTCGTGCAGaggaggctggggggggggggggggggggggggggtgatctGATAGAGGAAGAGGTCTTCTCTGGATAGACAGGACCTTTACCTGGATGGGGTGCCTGCGGGGGGCGGAGTGGGGGGCAAGTCTCTCCAGGCTGGGAGGCTCAGGACTCCAGCACTTTGTATAAGGAGAATCTGGCATCCAGGCTGGGTCCTGCATCTGCTTTCTCACTCACTGCCTGATCCCCTCCTCTCTGTAGGCTCCCCAGATGGCAAGCCACAGCCCACCCGGCCTCTCCCCACTGTGAGGCCCCGGCGGCCAGGACGGCCAGACCACCAGCCACCCCGGCCTCCCCAGCCACCACATCCAGGTGGGAAGCCAGAGAGGCCCCCCAAACCAgggcccccaccccagccccgaGCCACAGAGAGGCCTGACCAGTATGGCCCCAACATCTGCGATGGCAACTTCGACACAGTGGCTGTGCTCCGTGGAGAGATGTTTGTGTTCAAGGTCTGGCCCCACCCTTCTTAGTGTCTCCTCCAGCCAACCCTGAACccggccctcccctcccctgccctgccctgcccttctctCCCATAGCCTCTCTAAGTCCGTTCAGAGCCTTGCCCGGCTCCTTCCTTGCTACCGGCTTCTGGGTGCTTACCAGACCCAAAGCACTTGTCAAGGGTCACACAGCAGTCGGGTTTGTGCGCCTCAGCCCAAAGCTCCCTGCTTGGAGCTGTCTTGGCTCTCCAGGTACTGCCTGGCTCCTCAGGGTCTTGATGGCCTGTCTGACAGATCATCCCTGACCTGGGAGAGCAGAGTAAAGAAGCACAGCTCCCACCCTGAGCCAAAGTACCTTGCACATGCTGCCTGCCAATACCCACCCTCTTCCACAGGGCCGCTGGTTCTGGCGAGTCCGGCACAACCGAGTTCTGGACAACTACCCCATGCCAATTGGCCACTTCTGGCGCGGACTGCCAGGGAACATCAGTGCTGCCTACGAGCGTCAGGATGgacattttgtctttttcaaagGTGAGCAGGATACTGTGAGAGGGACCGGGCAGCCTCCGTGCCCTGTTGGATCTAGGAAAGCAGAGAGACCTGCATTTCCCATCGCCGTAGTGGGCTGACTCAACCAACACCTGGAGGAAGCATGGTGTGAgtggagaggcagacagaggcaggattagGCGGTCCTAGACCCTGCAGGCCAGGGCTGCCTGGATTACGAACGTATCCCTGTTCATCTTTTACAGTTAGAAGCCCCACCTCACTGCCCACACCTCTGCCTCTCGTTCTCCTGAGAATGAATCCCCATGGAGCAATctgtcctttgtaagaacagGTCCCTTAGCCCAATTGGCCAgcatctctgcatctgtctgcagGAGGAAAGCCTTGACGGGCAGTACTCCTGAAAGATCAGCTGTCTCTCTCACCCCTTAGGCGGGAATTCTCCGAATACAGGGCTAGGCTCAAACTGAAACTGGAAGTCCTAGACCTGGTACCATTAAAGGTCTAGTGACCACACAGCTCCCAGGCCTAAAGGAGGTGTCCCGTAGAACAAAGGGCCATCTAGAGTATGTGAGTAAGGCTGGGTGGTAGCGGTTGGCTTGTACTCAGAGAACCAAGCATCTCGCAGGTGGCTGTGGGGATAGGCATAGATGCGTGTGGAGTATCATACTGAGTATGTGTGGTCCTGTGTCTCCATGTGTCGAGATGGGCAGCAGTGGTGTGAATGGATGACAGACTCAAAAAAGCATTTCCTCTGCCACCTCTGTCCCCAGCCCAGGCCCATCCTCACACAGCCTACTGCTCCCCATGCAGGTAACCGCTACTGGCTTTTCCGAGAAGCCAATCTGGAGCCTGGCTACCCACAGCCGCTAAGCAGCTATGGTACAGACATCCCCTATGACCGCATTGACACAGCCATCTGGTGGGAGCCCACAGGTCACACCTTCTTCTTTCAAGCAGACAGGTGAGCAGTTTGCCATGCCCTTTCCCTGAAAGGAAGAGGCGCTAGACAGGCCCTCTCTTTTTCAGACCTTCCCAGAGAGAGCCTATAGGGGAAAGGCGCAAGGCCCAAGCCGGGGCTCCAAGTTCATAGCATGATGCTTCTGGTCCTAGGTACTGGCGCTTCAATGAGGAGACACAGCATGGAGACCCTGGCTACCCCAAGCCTATCAGTGTCTGGCAGGGGATTCCCACCTCTCCCAAAGGGGCCTTCCTCAGCAACGATGCAGGTACCAGACCATCCCctcccagaggacccaacacTTGCCTCATACTCTGCTACATAGAGAGGATACAGGGCTTGTCCAAGGTCCCATGGCATTGTGATGGAGTGGAAGGGGGACCTAGCTGTGTCATGCTCCAGCATGACATCCTGCCCTCCCtgtatcatgactgtcctcttcTGATGGGACCTCCAACCCCACAGCTAGAGAGGCTGCTGTCTAGGTACCTCCcatgtctgtctatgtctttTGTCTTCAAAGTTAGGCCCTCTAAACCTCAAAGCAGTGATTCAGAGCGCTGGGAGCAAGTCCACTTATGGACCTGCAGAAGATGCCCTAGTACCTGTCATTGTAACTAAGTGACAGGAGCTGTGACTCCGTTAGTTCTCCAGCAGGGCCTTTCTGTGTctgattctttgtttgtttgtttgtttgtttccttttggtttggtttggtttggtttggtttggtttggtttttcgagacagggtttctctatatagccctggctgtcctggaactcactctgtagaccaggctggcctcgaactcagaaatccgcctgcctctgcctcccaagtgctgggattaaaggcgtatgccaccaccgcccggcttttgttttgttttttgttttttgtttttcgatacaggttttctctgtgtagccctggctgtcctggaactcactctgtagatcaggctggctcagaaatccatctgcctctgcctcccaagtgctgggattaaaggcatgtgccaccactgcccggcgctgTGTCTGATTCTTTATCTGGGACTCTCCCGTTCAGGGCAGACCTGCCAGCTTTGCCAGTGCTCCACCTGACCACCTGTTTCTGTGTGTAGGCATGTCATTGTGCCCAGTAAAGCCCAGACACGCCCTGTACTTTCAAACCTAGCCCTTCCTGGTGTCTGTGGGATGTATGCAGGATGCTTGAGGCCAGAGAGTAGCTTTGAGttgttctttggtttggtttcagtCCTGGTAATGTGATCCACAAA from Mastomys coucha isolate ucsf_1 unplaced genomic scaffold, UCSF_Mcou_1 pScaffold22, whole genome shotgun sequence includes:
- the Mmp15 gene encoding matrix metalloproteinase-15, with protein sequence MGSDRSALGRPGCTGSCLSSRASLLPLLLVLLDCLGHSKASEDAEVYAAENWLRLYGYLPQPSRHMSTMRSAQILASALAEMQSFYGIPVTGVLDEETKTWMKRPRCGVPDQFGVRVKANLRRRRKRYTLTGKTWNNYHLTFSIQNYTEKLGWYNSMEAVRRAFQVWEQVTPLVFQEVPYDDIRLRRRAEADIMVLFASGFHGDSSPFDGMGGFLAHAYFPGPGLGGDTHFDADEPWTFSSTDLHGISLFLVAVHELGHALGLEHSSNPSAIMAPFYQWMDTDNFQLPEDDLRGIQQLYGSPDGKPQPTRPLPTVRPRRPGRPDHQPPRPPQPPHPGGKPERPPKPGPPPQPRATERPDQYGPNICDGNFDTVAVLRGEMFVFKGRWFWRVRHNRVLDNYPMPIGHFWRGLPGNISAAYERQDGHFVFFKGNRYWLFREANLEPGYPQPLSSYGTDIPYDRIDTAIWWEPTGHTFFFQADRYWRFNEETQHGDPGYPKPISVWQGIPTSPKGAFLSNDAAYTYFYKGTKYWKFNNERLRMEPGHPKSILRDFMGCQEHVEPRSRWPDVARPPFNPNGGAEPEADGDSKEEDSGDKDEGSRVVVQMEEVVRTVNVVMVLVPLLLLLCILGLAFALVQMQRKGAPRMLLYCKRSLQEWV